The Aphelocoma coerulescens isolate FSJ_1873_10779 chromosome 15, UR_Acoe_1.0, whole genome shotgun sequence genome segment ATACACATGGTGCATTTCTTACAGCACTCACCAATTCAAAAACATTAATACAAAAGTTTATTTTCTCTAAAGAACAATTCAACACACATCTGAACTGCATTAGGAACCAAACTacagagagctgctggcagcagagtCACAGGCACAAGGTGGCAACACCACAGCTTGTTCTGGAAATGCTGTCACAGCCCCGAGCTGCTGTAAGGGTAGGTCACACACCCCAAGGACAAGGCACGGTCACCTATCGGTGCTTATCATCATCTCTTTGCTTCTTGGtatccctctccctgctccggTCTctatccctgtccttcctgtctctgtccttcctctccctccccctgctcctctcctctttGGAGTCTCTCTCACTGTCACCCCAAGCCCATGACCGCTCCCTTTCTGGCCAGCGTTTGTCCCTGCCCCTCTCGTGGTCCCGGTCCCTCGTTCTCCAGTCTCTTGTTCCCTCACGAGACCAGTTTCTTTTCTCTGATGATCCTTCTCCATAGAAATCATTTTTCATGTTTGGCAAATTGATGGGCTTTCGGAAAGGTCTGTCCCGTCCTCCGAACCGCAGCTGCCCGGATTCTTTTTTGCCTCCAAACCCACCTCCAAGCCTCCGGGGAATCCATCCTTTGAGAGTTCTTTCCAGTTCAAAGTCTACAAAGATCTCATGCTGGTCAATGACCAGCCTGTTGGCATCTCTGTGGGCCTTCAAGAGTGCACGCTCCTCTTTATACTCAATAAATGCATAACCCTTGGAAAATCCCGTGACCAGGTCTCGAACCAGACGGATCTTTCTGATGTCTCCATAGCGAGAAAAAACCTCCCTTAACTTCTCTTCTGTGGTCTGAAGATTGAGCCTCGCCACGAAGAGGGTGAGGTGAGGATCTCCCGTGACGCCCTTGTTGGGTACGTACCGTGCCAGCATTGCCCGCCATATGGCCCGGTCGTGGGGCTCCTCATCTGTGCCATCGATGCTGCCGGCCTTGAGGGGATCATACTCCTTCGCTATGGGGGCCCAGTCAGCCATTGTCTAGTGGGGGAGAACACACATGGCACAGGCTCACGGCTGTGTCAGCAACAGGCTGTGCAAGAAGCGCTTCCAGCACCGCTGCACTGTGTTCATCCAAAAATCCCCCGAAGTGTGACACACGAAAACAAACCAGCCGTGTCGCTGTTGTTTTGAGTCCACATGCCGGGACACAGCCGTGTCGGGGAGTCGGATCCAGCCCGGGCCTGCCCGGCCTGAGGGGCCCCGGCCTGAGGGGCCCCGGCCTTCCCCCGCGGGCCCGCCCGGCCCGACGAGGCCCctcagccccgctcccgccgccgcctgtCCCCTCACCCGCCCGGCGCGGTGGGACGCGGCTCTTCGGGCGGGCAGGGGCCGATCCGCCGGGCCGGGGCAGCcgcagccgctcccgccggcgTCGATTTCAGCCCCTTtccccgctcccggccggcCGGAGCCCGCCAgtccccccgccccgctcccggagcCGCCGAGGCGGATGTGGCGCTGACGGAAAGGCCGATGAGTTCACCCGGCTCGGTGCCGGTTCCCGGGGCTGACCGAGAGCCCCTCGTCTCTTACCGGCAGCGGAGGGCGGGCGGTGCCTCCtcaggggaaggggcagggcgGGAAACGCCgccgggccgcggccgccgccgtgggagcgccgggggcgggaggggccGCTCCGCCCGAGGCCCCGCCGGCAGCGCCGCCCGGCCCGGCTGGGAGGGAGGACCGGGGTGCGGCGAGcatggagcggggc includes the following:
- the SNRNP35 gene encoding U11/U12 small nuclear ribonucleoprotein 35 kDa protein: MADWAPIAKEYDPLKAGSIDGTDEEPHDRAIWRAMLARYVPNKGVTGDPHLTLFVARLNLQTTEEKLREVFSRYGDIRKIRLVRDLVTGFSKGYAFIEYKEERALLKAHRDANRLVIDQHEIFVDFELERTLKGWIPRRLGGGFGGKKESGQLRFGGRDRPFRKPINLPNMKNDFYGEGSSEKRNWSREGTRDWRTRDRDHERGRDKRWPERERSWAWGDSERDSKEERSRGRERKDRDRKDRDRDRSRERDTKKQRDDDKHR